The segment AAAATGTATGAATCTTGTACTTGTGTTTCATTGAGGATCTTGTCTTGGTTTTAACAGGAAATGGCTTGAATGTGAAATGTGATATGAAGTTAGATGATAAACTGATTATATCCCAGCCATAGACAGTGTTGCAGTGTTGCTGATGGAAGCAAATCCCCCAGGAAGATTATCTAGATTCAGTTCAAGAAAATGCAGAAATCCCAACAGGCGCAAAATTTGACTGTTGGTCTGGAAAATGTATGGATCTTACTTGTTatgacacatacatacatacagacagacacatattCCAGTTACCTTTCCTATCGTTCTATTTTGTTGCCTATTTATAACTGCATAGCACTGTAGTCAAACCTCAGAGGCTCGTAAAATGACTTGTATGTGCAGGTAATGTGTTGACAACCTAGGAGTAATCAGATACATTATGGTTTGGCAACTCACCCTGATTCATGGAGGCTCAACACACTTCATACGGAGTTGTCTTCTAGATGCTCACTATTTGGAGTTGTCTTCTAGATGCTCACTATTCGGAGTTGTCTTCTAGATGCTCACTATTTGGAGTTGTCTTCTAGATGCTCACTATTCAGAGTTGTCTTCTAGATGCTCACTATTTGGAGTTGTCTTCTAGATGCTCACTATTTGGAGTTGTCTTCTAGATGCTCACTATTTGGAGTTGTCTTCTAGATGCTCACTATTCGGAGTTGTCTTCTAGATGCTCACTATTCGGAGTTGTCTTCTAGATGCTCACTATTCGGAGTTGTCTTCTAGATGCTCACTATTCGGAGTTGTCTTCTAGATGCTCACTATTCGGAGTTGTCTTCTAGATGCTCACTATTCGGAGTTGTCTTCTAGATGCTCACTATTCGGAGTTGTCTTCTAGATGCTCACTATTTGGAGTTGTCTTCTAGATGCTCACTATTCGGAGTTGTCTTCTAGATGCTCACTATTCGGAGTTGTCTTCTATTCGGAGTTGTCTTCTAGATGCTCACTATTCGGAGTTGTCTTCTAGATGCTCACTATTCGGAGTTGTCTTCTAGATGCTCACTATTCGGAGTTGTCTTCTAGATGCTCACTATTCGGAGTTGTCTTCTAGATGCTCACTATTCGGAGTTGTCTTCTAGATGCTCACTATTCGGAGTTGTCTTCTAGATGCTCACTATTTGGAGTTGTCTTCTAGATGCTCACTATTCGGAGTTGTCTTCTAGATGCTCACTATTTGGAGTTGTCTTCTAGATGCTCACTATTCAGAGTTGTCTTCTAGATGCTCACTATTCGGAGTTGTCTTCTAGATGCTCACTATTTGGAGTTGTCTTCTAGATGCTCACTATTTGGAGTTGTCTTCTAGATGCTCACTATTTGGAGTTGTCTTCTAGATGCTCACTATTTGGAGTTGTCTTCTAGATGCTCACTATTTGGAGTTGTCTTCTAGATGCTCACTATTCGGAGTTGTCTTCTAGATGCTCACTATTTGGAGTTGTCTTCTAGATGCTCACTATTTGGAGTTGTCTTCTAGATGCTCACTATTTGGAGTTGTCTTCTAGATGCTCACTATTCGGAGTTGTCTTCTAGATGCTCACTATTTGGAGTTGTCTTCTAGATGCTCACTATTTGGAGTTGTCTTCTAGATGCTCACTATTCGGAGTTGTCTTCTAGATGCTCACTATTTGGAGTTGTCTTCTAGATGCTCACTATTTGGAGTTGTCTTCTAGATGCTCACTATTTGGAGTTGTCTTCTAGATGCTCACTATTTGGAGTTGTCTTCTAGATGCTCACTATTCGGAGTTGTCTTCTAGATGCTCACTATTTGGAGTTGTCTTCTAGATGCTCACTATTTGGAGTTGTCTTCTAGATGCTCACTATTTGGAGTTGTCTTCTAGATGCTCACTATTCGGAGTTGTCTTCTAGATGCTCACTATTTGGAGTTGTCTTCTAGATGCTCACTATTTGGAGTTGTCTTCTAGATGCTCACTATTCGGAGTTGTCTTCTAGATGCTCACTATTTGGAGTTGTCTTCTAGATGCTCACTATTTGCTTAAGATGAACATAACACAGGCAAAATGTCTGCCTCATATCGCACTGTTGCAATCATTTGCTAAAGTTTTTCCCAGTTCAATCTGTAGACACAATAAGTTACAAATATACACTCAAAGTGTACTCGTAACAAAGTACAATATCTTTGTCATGATTTTACATGGTTGATTTACTCAGAAATAAAAACCTTAAACACTCCTGTATAAATATCTAATATTACATTGAAAAATGCAACTATATAATTCATCAAAATGTAATTTTAGGGTTACAGTAAATGTCACTGCCAACCAATAATTCACGGGTATGTGCCTATGCTTTAAACCCCACCATAAAACACTCCATTACATGTTGCAACTGAGTGTGAATGTGTAGTGGCAGATTGAAAATTGACCACATATTCACATTCTAATAAAAGCACCTCATTAAGTTCAGACACATGGAGCACTTCACTTCAGTCAGTCTCTGTTgctttcaccccctctcctcctcccccctttccATCccacttttcctctctctctctctctctctctctctctctctctctctctctctctctctctctctctctctctctctctctctctctctctctctctctctctctctctctctctctctccatctcacatgAATCGCATGTGACAGCACTCAGACTAAGTCATCGTAATAATAATTTTAACAGTATGTGCAGTTTCTACAAACATTACACAAGATTCCACTCTATATTACGCTTTTTAAATCCCCTGTTTTCTATGTGAATCACGCCTGTGGGTAAAAGATCCACCGCCGTTTATTACACAAGTGGCATGGAAGCAGACAGGCGAATTAAAAAACATCCGTTAGACTCACCCTGACAGCTTTGGCATCTTCACAAAGCTAAACACATCCATGTGCGCAGCAAACTGTGGTCTGTCCGTCCAAGGCTACAAATTGATCATCTACTTCAGGTAGCTGGCTCCATTGTCCCACTGTCTTTAGCGGTGGGGATAAATAATGCAGGGAGGAAAAAAAGCTGTAGCTTCCACAAGTCAGGTGGAGAGATTAGTCCTCTTGTCGGGGCTTCTGCACGGCTGAGTGATTGCTGTGTCCTCGCATCAGCGGCACAAATCCACAGCCTGTGGAAAAGGATCTGGCAGTGGCGCTTCCCTCGGCTACATCCTTCAAAGCATGCCTGGATCCGTTCGTTAAGCCACCTTCATTTCATTTCCATCGCAGTGGAATGATGTGCAGGGGCCGCGCTGTAACAACCGCTTTGAAAAGACACGGcgtgagggagagcgagggagaggcgtgagggagagcgaaggagaggcgcacacacacacagaaagagagagaggtagacagatagAGTGAGGGgcgggcagggagagaggaagagagagagatgggatgtaGTCTGTCAGCTGGGGTTGTAGGGTGGAATCTGGGGTTGTTGGAGGAAGCTGAGGTTGTTGGAGGACTCTGGGGTTGTAGGGGAATCTGGGGTTGTAGGGGGAAGCTGGGGTTGTAGGGGTAAGCTGGGGTTGTAGGGGTAAACTGGGGTTGTAGGGTGGAATCTGGGGTTATAGGGGAATCTGGGGTTGTAGGGGGAATCTGGGGTTGTAGGGGGAAGCTGGGGTTGTAGGGGGAATCTGGGGTTGTAGGGGGAATCTGGGGTTGTAGGGGGAAGCTGGGGTTGTAGGGGGAAGCTGGGGTTGTAGGGGGAATCTGGGGTTGTAGGGGGAATTTGGGGTTGTAGGGGAAGCTGGGGTTGTAGGGGTAAGCTGGGGTTGTTGGAGGAATCTGGGGTTGTAGGGGGAATCTGGGGTTGTAGGGGGAAGCTGGGGTTGTAGGGGGAAGCTGGGGTTGTAGGGGGAATCTGGGGTTGTAGGGGGAATTTGGGGTTGTAGGGGAAGCTGGGGTTGTAGTGGTAAGCTGGGGTTGTAGGGTGGAATCTGGGGTTGTTGGAGGAAGCTGGGGTTGTTGGAGGAATCTGGGGTTGTAGGGGGAATCTGGGGTTGTTGGAGGAAGCTGGGGTTGTTGGAGGAATCTGGGGTTGTAGGGGGAATCTGGGGTTGTTGGAGGAAGCTGGGGTTGTTGGAGGAATCTGGGGTTGTAGGGGGAATCTGGGGTTGTAGGGGGAAGCTGGGGTTGTAGGGGGAATCTGGGGTTGTAGGGGGAATCTGGGGTTATAGGGGGAATCTGGGGTTGTAGGGGGAAGCTGGGGTTGTAGGGGGAAGCTGGGGTTGTAGGGGTAAGCTGGGGTTGTAGGGTGGAATCTGGGGTTATAGGGGGAATCTGGGGTTGTAGGGGGAATCTGGGGTTGTAGGGCGAATCTGGGGTTGTTGGAGGAAGCTGGGGTTGTAGGGGGAATCTGGGGTTGTAGGGGGAATCTGGGGTTGTTGGAGGAAGCTGGGGTTGTAGGGGGAATCTGGGGTTGTAGGGGGAATCTGGGGTTGTAGGGGAATCTGGGGTTGTAGGGGGAATCTGGGGTTGTTGGAGGAAGCTGGGGTTGTAGGGGAATCTGGGGATGTAGGGGAATCTGGGGTTGTAGGGGGAAGCTGGGGTTGTAGGGTGGAATCTGGGGTTGTAGGGGGAATCTGGGGTTGTAGGGGAAGCTGGGGTTGTAGGGGAAGCTGGGGTTGTAGGGGAAAGCTGGGGTTGTTGGGGGATGCTGGGGTTGTTGGGAGAAGCTGGGGTTGTAAGGTGGAAGCTGGGGTTGTTGGAGGAAGCTGGGGTTGTTGGGGAAGCTGAGGTTGTAGGGGGAAGCCGGGGTTGTAAGGGGAAGCTGGGGTTGTTCGGGAAGCTGGGGTTGTAGGGGGAAGGTGGGGTTGTTGGGGGAAGATGGGGTTGTAGGGTGGAAGCTGGGGTTGTTGGGGGAATCTGGGGTTGTAGGGGGAAACTGGGGTTGTTGGAGGAATCTGGGGTTGTTGGAGGAATCTGGGGTTGTAATCTGGGGTTGTAGGGGGAATCTGGGGTTGTAGGGGGAATCTGGGGTTGTTGGAGGAATCTGGGGTTGTAGGGGGAATCTGGGGTTGTAGGGGGAATCTGGGGTTGTAGGGGGAAGCTGGGGTTGTAGGGTGGAATCTGGGGTGTGGGGGAATCTGGGGTTGTTGGGGGAAGCTGGGGTTGTAGGGGAAGCTGGGGTTGTAGGGTGGAATCTGGGGTTGTTGGGGGATGCTGGGGATGTTGGGGGGAATCTGGGGTTGTAAGGTGGAAGCTGGGGTTGTTGGGGAAGCTGGGGTTGTTGGGTGGAATCTGGGGTTGTAGGGGGAAGCTGGGGTTGTAGGGTGGAATCTGGGGTTGTTGGGGGAATCTGGGGTTGTAGGGTGGAATCTGGGGTTGTACTGGGGTTGTAGGGGGAAGCTGGGGTTATAGGGTGGAATCTGGGGTTGTAGGGGGAAGCTGGGGTTGTAGGGTGGAATCTGGGGTTGTTGGGGGAAGCTGGGGTTGTAGGGTGGAATCTGGGGTTGTAGGGGGAAGCTGGGGTTGTAGGGTGGATTCTGGGGTTGTTGTGGGAAGCTGGGGTTGTAGGGTGGAATCTGAGGTTGTTGGGGGAAGCTGGGGTTGTAGGAGGAAGCTGGGGTTGTAGGGGGAAGCTGGGGTTGTAGGGTGGAATCTGGGGTTGTCGGGGGAAGCTGGGGTTGTAGGGGGAAGCTGGGGTCGTAGGGACACAAATCACAGCTGATGGATGCAGCCGGCTCCCTCGCATTGCTCCCTTTCTCTGGAAAGGACATTCTCATCAATTCCTCTAGAAAGGACAGTCTCATCAATTCCTCCTGTCCTCTAGAAAGGACATGCTCATCATTTCCTGACATCATGTGTCGTGTTTTCAGAATGAAAGGAGATAATGAAGGAGAATTCACAGCAGCAGTGTGGGTGTTGCTccgcagggagagaggaggtgaaagagagagagagcgatgaacTAAACAATAAATGAGCACCAAGAACATAGAGGATCAGAGGGACTAGAAGGGAAAGATAACCTGTCATTCTGCTCGGTGGCTGGACAGCCAAGGAatggccatatgagaggacatggccatatgagaggacatggccatatgagaggaTATAGCCATATGAGAGGATATAgccatatgagaggacatggccatatgagaggacatggccatatgagaggacatggccatatgagaggacatggccatatgagaggacatggccatatgagaggacatggccatatgagaggacatggccatatgagaggaTATAGCCATATGAGAGGATATAGCCATATGAGAGGATATAgccatatgagaggacatggccTTATGAGAGGATATAgccatatgagaggacatggccttatgagaggacatggccatagagaggacatggccatatgagaggacatggccatatgagaggacatggccatatgagaggacatggccatatgagaggatatggccatatgagaggacatggccatatgagaggatatagccatatgagaggacatggccTTATGAGAGGATATAgccatatgagaggacatggccttatgagaggacatggccatagagaggacatggccatatgagaggaTATAGCCATATGAGAGGATATAgccatatgagaggacatggccatatgagaggacatggccatatgagaggacatggccatatgagaggacatggccatatgagaggacatggccatatgagaggacatggccatatgagaggacatggccatatgagaggacatggccatatgagaggaTATGGCCATATGAGAGGATATAGCCATATGAGAGGATATAGCCATATGAGAGGATATAgccatatgagaggacatggccTTATGAGAGGATATAgccatatgagaggacatggccttatgagaggacatggccatagagaggacatggccatatgagaggacatggccatatgagaggacatggccatatgagaggacatggccatatgagaggacatggccatatgagaggacatggccatatgagaggacatggccatatgagaggatatagccatatgagaggacatggccatatgagaggatatagccatatgagaggacatggccatagagaggacatggccatatgagaggacatggccatagagaggacatggccatatgagaggacatggccatatgagaggacatggccatatgagaggacatggccatatgagaggacatggccatatgagaggacatggccatatgagaggacatggccatatgagaggacatggccatatgagaggacatggccatagagaggacatggccatatgagaggacatggccatatgagaggacatggccatatgagaggacatggccatatgagaggacatggccatatgagaggacatggccatatgagaggacatggccatatggccatatgagaggacatggccatatgagaggacatggccatatgagaggacatggccatatgagaggacatggccatagagaggacatggccatatgagaggacatggccatagagaggacatggccatatgagaggacatggccatatgagaggacatggccatatgagaggacatggccatatgagaggacatggccatatgagaggacatggccatatgagaggacatggccatatggccatatgagaggacatggccttatgagaggacatggccatatgagaggacatggccatatgagaggacatggccatatgagaggacatggccatatgagaggacatggccatagagaggacatggccatatgagaggacatggccatagagaggacatggccatatgagaggacatggccatagagaggacatggccatatgagaggacatggc is part of the Oncorhynchus gorbuscha isolate QuinsamMale2020 ecotype Even-year linkage group LG09, OgorEven_v1.0, whole genome shotgun sequence genome and harbors:
- the LOC124044470 gene encoding adhesive plaque matrix protein-like — translated: MRGSRLHPSAVICVPTTPASPYNPSFPRQPQIPPYNPSFPLQPQLPPTTPASPNNLRFHPTTPASHNNPRIHPTTPASPYNPRFHPTTPASPNNPRFHPTTPASPYNPRFHPITPASPYNPSTTPDSTLQPQIPPTTPDSTLQPQLPPTTPDSTQQPQLPQQPQLPPYNPRFPPTSPASPNNPRFHPTTPASPTTPASPNNPRFPHTPDSTLQPQLPPTTPDSPYNPRFPLQPQIPPTTPDSPYNPRFPLQPQITTPDSSNNPRFLQQPQFPPTTPDSPNNPSFHPTTPSSPNNPTFPLQPQLPEQPQLPLTTPASPYNLSFPNNPSFLQQPQLPPYNPSFSQQPQHPPTTPAFPYNPSFPYNPSFPYNPRFPLQPQIPPYNPSFPLQPQIPLHPQIPLQPQLPPTTPDSPYNPRFPYNPRFPLQPQIPPTTPASSNNPRFPLQPQIPPTTPASSNNPRFALQPQIPPTTPDSPYNPRFHPTTPAYPYNPSFPLQPQLPPTTPDSPYNPRFPLQPQIPPTTPASPYNPRFPLQPQIPPTTPASSNNPRFPLQPQIPPTTPASSNNPRFPLQPQIPPTTPASSNNPRFHPTTPAYHYNPSFPYNPKFPLQPQIPPTTPASPYNPSFPLQPQIPPTTPDSSNNPSLPLQPQLPLQPQIPPTTPDSPYNPSFPLQPQLPPTTPDSPYNPRFPLQPQLPPTTPDSPYNPRFPYNPRFHPTTPVYPYNPSLPLQPQLPPTTPDSPTTPESSNNLSFLQQPQIPPYNPS